GACTGTAAGGATAGGTGATGTGCTCTTTGTTATTGAGCCCAAAGAGAAGTCATTCCCATTTATGAATAACTAACCAGATAAAGAACAATCTCAAATCTTTATATTATGCTCACTCATTACTCAAATGGTAAAGAAGACTTCATTACCATGCAGAATGAAGATACATGGTAACCTATATACAGGTGGCATTAAAAAAGGGAGAAAGTCTTCTTTTGGTTGATTGTACACCTCAGATTTAAGCCATTTTTGGTTCAAATGAATTCCAAAAAATTTGTGGAATTCGAATGAATTCAATGTTTCTGCatgtttgattttaattttcttgtttttgaaaaaaaaaaaagctttaagAATTCAGTTTACATGTATAACTAAAATCAATCCTATCAAAATTGATGAAATTTGTCAAGAATTCTATGAAATGAACACAAAAAATACTTATACATGCACACTCCCACACACTTATGTGTGTAGAAATTGATTAGATAcaagtttttttaataatagagGAGGAAATTATCAtaaatcttttttattattgcaGCTAGTTTAGGAAATGATCGTTAATGAATTTCCATTATGAAACTATACCAAACATGAATTATATGCAATTCATTTGAATGAAGTCTAGGTTTGTAATTGGTTTGAAATAAACATTATGTTATTGTTTTCAAATATACCACAACTACTACTCAACTaccttttatttcaaattgaaaCATGTTCCTGAAGTGagcatattataataaatttgcaAATCTCATTCCCTCTTGACCACAAAAAAGACATCCTCGTTCCCTTTTTGAGACGACTGAATTACATGTCTATGGAAGAAAATCAATTTGCTAATTTCACATGCACAACTCTGCCCATCATTTTGTCTTAAATTCCTTTATAAAACTCCACCAACCTGCCATCAAGGAAGAATAGTTTTTGAAAATGGAAGTTTAGGGTTAAAAGGTGTCATTTGTTCATTGCTACCTTCGACAATAAGCTTGTCAACTGGAGAAACAACTCTTTCTTTAATACTGggagtaaaaataaaatgtaaaagtaGGTTTAATATAGAATTGaaattgttcaagaacacatcTTGAAGCAGAAGCTTAGAATATGATTCCATTATTTGCCATCAAATAAAGCATGTTGAGAACCATCAGCAGTAGCCACAAGGATCAATATTCATCATTTGGAATCTAAAGGATCAAGTTTGTCTTCTAATTAGTATGagaaaattatatttctatCTCTAGAGCTTTCAAACAGTTATACCTCACAAGCATCTGTAAAAATTACTAAGGGAAATTTTTACCCCCACTATTTCTCACTTCTTGCGGAGAGTTACTTACCCTCCATATCAATGGGTACCATAGAAAAATGTGAGGCTATTTAGAAGTGCAGGTGCAGATTCAGGTCGAATCTCAACAAGCACAATGACCTTCCTATTTGTCATAATTAACCTCTTCTTTCTATTCATTAGAAATTCGTTTTACTTGAAGGAAAAAAATTGATGGGCAACTTCCCTCGCTTCAGTTTATTATATTTGATGATAATATGAATGCCGTTTTTAGACCACAACTCAAAGGGTCCTCTAGCAGCTAAACATGGATTTATAAACCCAACAGTAAGAACCAATGAGCACATTACAATCAATAAAAATTCCCCACTCCACTAAAAACAAAACTGACGGCTCATTCTTGAAGCTTCATTTCACATAAGAAAAACCAACTATgctaatttgaattaaataaagcTGTGATAAAATAATCAACATCATCCAACAAACAATCGGCTAAAATTGAAAGAATGAAAAGGAGAGAAAAAGACTCGCATACCCACAAATTCCACCGGTGCTCATATCAAACCCACCATCAAGAAGCTCCCCATCATCTCCATAAGAAGGTTTTGCCATTGCAGCAAGTTGTTGATAGGGAATGAAATAAGCTATAGAGGTGAAAACCAAACCCATCCAATGTTTCCAAGTGAAAGTAGAGTGGAAAATCAGCATCCTCACCAAGACATATATAACCTAGATTAACAAGTATCAGACaaccaaaatcaaaataataacaaaaacaATATATCAATATGATAAGCTCTTGATCAATTGGGAATTGATAAGATGAGAAGGGAATACATTGCAGGCAATAATGAGGTGGCGGAGCTTCGCCATATGGCGTATGTTCTCTTCCTTGCGCTTCTTGGCTCCTTGATTTGCCATTTCTTTCTCTCTATAACACAATTTGCAAACCCTAGGTTTATCAGCCTTTTCCTGACTAGTGAAGCCGAGTAAATTGAAAGAATCAGAAGTCAGCCAGCCAAACTGCCAGAGGAGAAAAGCAGACAGAGACGAACACTTTGACCAAATTACAATCTAACCACAATAGGAATTGTATTTCCCAATATGCCTTTTATTACTTGAAAAATTGGAAAACCATTTGTGGAAATATTTTAGAACAATAATTCATTTTTCAATGTCTagtgatattaataaatttaagaataatttaaattttaatataattaatagattaattttcatattttaaaattaaatatttaaattttttatttttattttatctaaaatttatatatttttttattatttttaatttttttataagaaatttaatttattatataatatttaactcCTTCTCTTTTATACACTAAACATATGCTtgtctaaaataatttaaaattttcttaattattatcatttttcaattttttatataaaaatttaattaattataaataattaaattcttcacattttatatattaaaatatattaatcttaataataaaatttataatttctttttatattttttaccacTTTCAATTTTTTCTTATCTTTCGCAATTATCCAAACCATTAAAAAGttaacatttttatttattcaaaccTTTCATACAACTAAATCATTTTGAGTGTTATTCTCCGcatttaatttgtaatttttttattttattagtgaaTTTTACTCCTTTCATATTTTGCTCCACTTCACTTGTGGACATAGGCTTTTATtgtattgttttattttattttcttatatttacTTTGTCAtgtcatattttatttattccaaataaatattttctatgTAGTCTCAATATATTACCTTAGCAAGATAGAAGGTGATACTTGAAAAGTTTGAAATTTGAGAGGAGTCTCAATATATTATTACCTTAGCAAGATTTTGTTCATCGATGGCTGGTTGTTTTGAGATATTGGTGCATTTTCTACAATGAGGAACTATTGTATGCTTTAGTTATTAATTACTAAAGATGAACTTATGTATTTTCAATTTTGTTATTGGTAGAAGATTTTTTGCTTCGGACTATTTACTCAAATTAGATTTTCCATTTCTATGCAGATTTTAATTGGTTATTACTCTAGAAATTCTacttaaattaaatatcaaaattaaatatcaaataatgggaggattaaaattgatttttgaGGTTCTGAATTTTATTTGAACTGGTCGTTTATCTGTAcgctatataaataaaatattactagtatataaaataatataaaaatattttataaaataatatatttttttggtaTGAATTCATTCTGTTTTGTTAAGAGgagtaaaatattttctcttagatttcaaatttcaaattattaatggattaaaaatagatcataatatattattttattttttagaattcaaaataatacaagaaaaattatttgtgaAATATACAACCTATtgtcataaaataaaatagataattatagagaaaaataattaaaaatttaactaatatgtatgatttttaattttaaagtaagaaatttaaagaatctaagtattaataaatataagttATACATCAGcaaattttattgtattaaataaattaaaaattttagtatttacaatcatatattactaatatctaataataaattctattcaaaaaattatatttataaaaaaataaagtttatggAAATTTGCACTCCAAGGCTTAGCATGGTGGAAAGTGCATGtttaaggttcgactcccccaacccctattttaaaaaaaaaagtttatgaaAGTTTCAATAAGGGTGGATAGCGGTTATAGCAGCGGTGATGAGGgagaattatttaaatttaaaaaatttcaatatttgaatgattcttatttaatttttatttattttaaagaattgaGTTGGACGAAAAGAATTATGCAGTCATATATTTAGTATTGGGTTGAGTTAGACGAAAAAAAAGTATACATTCATATATTTCATACTAAATATtaagagaataataaaaaaaaattgtaaaatacaaaccatttgaaaataaaaaataaaattatgtgaaaaataatatgaaataaaGATTGTATTACTgagttttatatataatgaacataggaaaattatatttttatagaaaataaaatagactAACAATTATAAGTGTAATAAAGTATAATAGTTCATGTTTAATAACTAGATTGTTTGAAGTTTGTAATGATTGattgtattaaaaataatattttattttttattatattttaattatttttatttatttattttttatataaataatttaaataatttaaataaaataaaattttactttgatgatattttaaataattaattctattaatattttaattattttatactctatcacaattaatattttttataataattttaattaattatatatatttattctgtataattattcataaataaaaaaatataatatttattaattagattatattaaatatgactttaataaattatcaaatCAATAAACCAACACAATCACaatagtaaaaaatttttatataatattttgttataaacttttatatatatataagtatatattttttacagtgatttatttaattgtttaacattttttttatatgatagttattcaatttttataaatatatttttaatattttatttattattaaaataaaaaatacaatgaatttttttataataaaatacattaaaatttttattataatataataatatattatattaaaaaatagtaagaaatcaaaatattaataacaattaatataataaatagtatttattatattaaaaaatagaaaataagaaattcatacgtaatgataaaaataataaattttatttaatacatatattaattattattttatataaaaataaaattaaaaatacataaaaaattataaatttatagaatATGACATAAATAATTtctcatatatttattatcattcACATAAAAGATGGAAAATATATAacatcaattaattaataatattggttataatttttttacagtttatttattattaaaaataaaaataaaatatatattaaaatttttattgtattgtgattaatatattatattaaaaaaattataaaatatttaaaaaaatatgctaataataataataagaaattgaaaaatcacatactaataataataataataaattaaagtcatatataaattataacaaTAAAGATAATGCATTACATTTacaatgaaaatattattaaatataaaaataatttaaaaataaaatttattaaatttactttttaaaaaaaaaaaacatgagaGAAATATCATTAATTCAAAGCGATCAAAGAAACTATATGAGGAGGAGAGACATGAATCCAAACTCCTTGAtctgactcagaatgagccgatgttgctagaacatgagcgaTATCATTCGCAGACCCGTGAATAAAACTATATCTTCCTTCTTCATAACTGGATAGAAgcaatttataattttgaaccAAAAGACCAAAATGTGATAAATCATTTAACGAAACATTGTTAAATTTGCCACGAATAGACAATACTCAATGGCATAAATTTAAACATATAATTTGTCACATTTTAATAGTCTATTTTAGACCGCAATTTTTATACCTAACCATCTCCTCCTCCCTACATACTACTGTTATCATATTAGGAATTTCTTgtcctattttaatttttgaaaaaataaactaaCAAACCTTGCACTTTTTAGAACATCAACCATTCACAAACATCTAGCTTCCCCAAGGTTGGGTTGCTAGGCGTAATCTTTAGATTGAGGAAACTTTCCAATATCAAATATTTGGCCaagactaattttttttttttttaaattaaattcccTTCTTAAGTTGACATTGGTAAATTGAAATAAGATCCTgatgaaaaattatgatatagaaaataaaaaaaaagtattaaaaatgaGGCGCATAAAAAGATGTATTAGATCTCACCCTAAACCTCCTTCTGTCTATGCTATAATGTACACAACCTTGTTGAGTGAAATTTCATAGCTTTATTCCACCGaatacaataaattaaattgaactctATGTCAAATGGAATGGCACATTATTGTCACCACCAAAGGAGTATGGCACATCAGTATCATCAACAAAAGGATTGGTTGAGTTTGTGCCAAAGCCAATCACTGGTGGCTCCTGTTGTTGCTGTTGCATCATCACAAAATTTTGTTCTTCATGTACTGCTATTGATTGCGCATTAGTTGCAGGTCCTACATTACTAGGTCCATAAAATAGACCCTGGTTAATATCTAAAGAATCAAAAGGATTAGGAGGCATCTGCCCTATCCGGCAAACACTATTCTGGTTCATTGTTATAGCCATTGCACCATCACATAAACTGTCTAGTGTTAACTTATCCAGTTCACCAGCCTgtgtatgaaaaaaaataattcattttcatAAGAATATTATCAATCCAAAATTACTGAGATTTTAGTCAACACATAATGATATTATATGCAAGATCTAGCATGAGGCTCAATCATCCTAGAAAATATGTTTGATGGTTAAACATCaactaataataagaaaaagaagatgaacATCAAATGTTGTTGAAACGAAGGCTAACCAATTCATTCTCTGCAACTAGTTCTTCATTAAAGTTTGGGGTTGTAACAAGTGCAACCTCCCAACCTGCAATTTGAGGTGTTGAATTGATGCTAGTTTCATCTAGGATATTTTATGAAAGATATCATGAGTGCTAGCTAAAAGTAATACTTGGGAATGCAGGTGTGTTTTTGTCATCCAATTCGGATACTTCCTGGGTTAACTCATCCAAGTCCTGGTTAAATAACAAGAATGCCAAACCAAATTaagaattaaagaaaattaacaAAGTAGTATGTGGAGTGGAAATTTCTTTAGGGGAACCATCTTCATCCTCGCTCATCTAACAGTGTATgaaaattgtaaatattttttatgcacAAGTGTGTGTTGATAATAATGAACAAGTAAAAATGATTTCCATCCATAATTTTCTTTAGTATCCAAAGACAAGCTACCCAACAatcttctttatttattttatcttttaggcATATCAGCTCCTCTGAAAATTTCTTATAGTTTAAGTAGGATTTgaactttatataattttatgcaATATGGCAAACTATGAAGGGTAATTGCCAAGAAATCATGGACTAAATTGGAGATTTGTGCATAAAATAGTGAGTTTCCTTGATCATAGTAATTTTCAAGATCATAcagaaaatagaaaaacaaatcttttaaaaattatacttgtatcccttcaagaggtaagacgTGTGGTGAGTCTGTCACATAGTCTTCCATTGCTGTCAAAAATGATGCAGGGGGCTACACTTACAAAGGAGGAAAGTTAATTAAGTAATCAACTTAAAGGTACAAAACTAATTATAGGATTGCATAccattttgattttgataaactttTGTCGTCGTCCAAACTCAAAGCTCCTGCACATCTCAAAGAACTCAGATAAAGTTTCCCCCtgcaaagaaattaaaaatttccaaCATATTGAATGTTAATTAAAATCTAAAGTTTTCAACGTCGTATAACATAGTTAGCCATGCACCTATACCTGAGTTGTGGCCTTCTTATAAATTTCTAACGCTCTGATTGCATCATGGCGCTCCATATCAAAATACTTGGACACAGAATAAAGTCATTTtgcatttctttttttatttaatggaTTGTAAGAACACAAATACCCAATGCAACACTCACGTTGTCAACCAAATTGAGAACTCCATCTGTAATTGTAACATATAGCTTAACACTTTCACTTGCAACCTGAAAGAAAACTCCATAAACGATGGTGGGATTAAACAAAGCCAAACCACAAGTCTTAAATCAAATGAATTTTAGACCATTCCTTACAATTGAAAGAGCATAATGAATTAAGTTGTTATGCACAGCCATTCCTTCTGGCTGCAAAAATAGGTAAAATGAACGCTGTCAAGCATGCAGATGAAATAAAAAGAGGTTGCGATAGTGCATATTTGCATACTTTGCAAGCAAGAAGGCGAAAAAGAAGTTGTTGCAAGATAGGTAACTGCTCAAGTAAGTCTGGGGTCTCAAGCTCCTTTGTTctctattaaaaaatttgaagaaatatAGGaagtcaataattttataagaattcaagAAATGAAAAGGTATAAATTGCAGAACTGAGTTGAGGTTGATATTACGTACCGAGGGATTTTTCTGAATGTCATATTTCAACACACAGAAACATGCAAGAAGTTCTTCAAGATATAAAGCATATGCACGAACCCAAGCAGAATAATCCCATGCTTAGCACCAAAAAGATCTTTTCTCAATTAGTTCCTTATGCTGAAAACCTTAAGAATACTAGGTAAACAAACATATATCTATAAAATACCATGTGGACTTGAATCATCCCTTAAATGAGATAGGTGAAACACAAGACGTGTTCCCTTACTATAAGTAATTATCTCTTCATGGAAAGTATGATCTATTTCTCTCAATGCACGATGTATTACAATTAATGTCTTCAATGCAACctgtatataaataataaaaatgactcAAGCTAAAGGAGGAAAATTTTAACATAAGGAAAtaagaaattaagaaaataatagttTGATTATTTTTCACCGTTGTAGACAAAATAAATGTTTAGTAGTGAAATTAGAAGATGTTTTTAATGACCAAGGTGAAGTTAAGCTCAAACCCATTAACTGCTATGATTTAAACATGCAAGAAACAGACattaattatagaaaataaagaCAAATATTTCTAGTCTTGGACTCGATGTTCAAAAGAATTCTCCTATATGAAAAATGCTGTATTCATTATATGTCAACCAAGTGATTTTGACTTGTTTCTTTATAGAAGTGAAGAGGatttttgaaaaattgaaaTGATCAGAAACATACCGTCCAATTATGTGTTTTGGCAAGACGCTTAGTAAGACCATTTATGCAATAAGTAACATCAGCACGAGGACTTGAAGCTGAAAGAGCACTAAAGATAGCTGACAAAACAAGGAACATTTTGatttagttataaaaaatataactaacCCCTTTACCAACAAATGCAAATTGGTCTTCATCAGTATCAGTGCATTACAATTTGAAACACATAAATACTTCTTCAAGAAATAGAGGAGAGTTTCACTCACTCAAGATATGTTTCTCCTTTGGCAGCATTTCATCATGGTTTGTGGCCTTAACAATTGCAACATCAAGCGCCTATGGCACAATACTATTAACATAACGATAGATATGGAAAAATATAGGTAATACAGTAAGTTTCAAAGTCCTACTTCACCTTGTTTTCGCTATTTACTTTTGCCAATCCAACCTTTGTGGAGTCCTTCAAAGCTCCAATAGCTCTTCTGAAAGTTTGTTGAGTGTTACCACTAGCTGCCATTCTATTTCAAGAAATTCATTCCTTTAAAACCAACAACGTTATAGTTGTCCAATTTCAATTCAACGACCTTATGGCCCTAATCACCAAATAATTCATCATCTTTGTTGTTGCTTTTCCAAGttagatattttattataataagctCTTGAtagaatagaaaataaaattaacaccTAAGACATGAGCATAAGAAGAAAATAACAAGTGCAAAAGTATTAACTTACCAGTTTAGCAAAATAAGAAAAGTAAAGACAAATATCCTTTGAAGAATCAAAATTGGCTCTGCAAAAAGGTAGggatataaaaattatagaatatatGGTATAGGATATGATGAaaaaatttggaaaaaaaaaatcaaacagtTGTAAAAAAATGAACAAATCCAAATAATTATCCgttaatgtaaaaaaaatattacaagtcaaaaaatcaaaattttatgtgcagttattaaataaaacaaaacaaattaAAACTTTGAAAATATAATCACGTAGATAGATACAAATATTCAATAGGACATGaaacatttataataataataaccacgaagacgatgatgatgatgaggaagaCAAACAATTACGTAATGAGGCATATGTTTCAATCGCCGCTGGACGGAGTTGCAGCGGGAAAGAAGAAAACGCCGGAGATATTACAAAAAGCAACCGTGTATACGAGGAATTAGAGATCTGTTCAAAGATTGTTTTTGCCTAATAGGCATCAGGAAAGAACAAGGCTTCGAAGATTACAAGGTGGCATTAGCTTAGTTGCTCTAACTTGTAATTAGACATTTTCCCATGGCTAATTTTTCGTTCTTTGATTACCTAACCCTATGACTTATGTCAATTATTATTGTTGacatacaaattaaaaaaaaaaaaaatcatgcctCATCACCAATTAGCTTTAGTaaggaaaatttattatttgggGAAAACACTATTTTAAACCTTTGAGCAATTAGTTAAACTCTGGTCAAATATAAGAATGGTCCATTTAAGCATTTGAATTTTATATAGTAACCATTTAAATtcacaaatatttttaaaataaccaTTTAGCccaaaaaataatattgtacatttgtatataaattaaaatattaaacaggGCGTAAGCAATAGTTCAAtatccatttttttttaaataaaaattaaagagtaaaatttgagacatactaaatttatttaaatgcatCTAGGCCATCTCCAACGACCAAAATACAATGGGATTTTGGCGCTCAGCGATATTATCACACCAAATATAGCgttatatcatttttttttaaatttataatataattcaaaatttatattttttctattttttttaatttataatatatttcaaaacttatatatattttcaattaaatttaatttcttttcactctcataatttattatatttttaatttattttatatttttataattattgaaatttaatttaaattaatatattcacaattataaataatatttataataaattaattaatttataatatatttataaaataattaaatatttaaatattggatgaaaatataaaatatataaatatttagagtgaatatataaaattatatgaattttttgagtaaaatatataaataaaattaaagtaaaataaataatataatattaaaaagagagaagaatataaataaaatattttttttggtgTTAAAAATGGTGCAGAAAATTGGAGATAATATTACACTATTTTAGTAAAGCACCAAAATAGTGCAAAAAATGGTGCATAGGATTGGAGATGGCCAACAGGCTAAACTTGTGAGCGTATGTCCATCAAAACCCTcattttaatagataaatttaatttgacaaATAACTTTCTTAATTTCtcgaaaaatatttaaaaataatttaaactttttttaaaataattaatccaCTTAAATCCctaaatattttacaaaaattatttaaacccttgatattttttttattaaatggtCACTTAATTAAATCCAATATCCTAACCCTATTAAAAACTTTGTTAGTAATTGAAAATAGACATTTAAGcccttaataaaaaaaactcaataGTCATTTAAAccctatttaataaataaatttatttttgaaattttaataattgataaataaattatgttaatttatattgttcataaaaatataattttataaaatctataaaataaataaaatactagtggccatttataaatattaaaattttattttattaaaaaatacagaaaatcattgattttaataaaacacttaaaagagttcaattttcttttcttttttcattatttaaatctCCAACTTTAACCATAAAAcctctattaaaaaattttaactatcattaaaaattaattatgactttatatgtaaaataaataatgaaagttaaaaaatatgtattaaaatttaatttttattttattattgtaacTCCCTTACCTTATTGATATATAGACTGAATAAGAATTCTCGcaaactaatatttttttaaatattttgaaattatttttatatatagacTGAATAAAAACAGCTAcaaactaatatttttttagatattttaaaattaaattatttattaatttaatatatgtaactattaatgtaacagcccgaaaaccgataccctaccgtaacggcccgaaccgccaccggtgctaggatccagatcggcttaaggccgccgggacccgtagcaaaccaaacatacctcctatcacctggtcaaatcccatacatgatcaaaactttaacataaaaactcaaacatctgatgtacaaaccgagcctgacctgtatgcgacataactgaaaacataaaaggaccccctactag
This Manihot esculenta cultivar AM560-2 chromosome 6, M.esculenta_v8, whole genome shotgun sequence DNA region includes the following protein-coding sequences:
- the LOC110617816 gene encoding putative clathrin assembly protein At5g35200 — its product is MAASGNTQQTFRRAIGALKDSTKVGLAKVNSENKALDVAIVKATNHDEMLPKEKHILTIFSALSASSPRADVTYCINGLTKRLAKTHNWTVALKTLIVIHRALREIDHTFHEEIITYSKGTRLVFHLSHLRDDSSPHAWDYSAWVRAYALYLEELLACFCVLKYDIQKNPSRTKELETPDLLEQLPILQQLLFRLLACKPEGMAVHNNLIHYALSIVASESVKLYVTITDGVLNLVDNYFDMERHDAIRALEIYKKATTQGETLSEFFEMCRSFEFGRRQKFIKIKMPPASFLTAMEDYVTDSPHVLPLEGIQMSEDEDGSPKEISTPHTTFINSTPQIAGWEVALVTTPNFNEELVAENELAGELDKLTLDSLCDGAMAITMNQNSVCRIGQMPPNPFDSLDINQGLFYGPSNVGPATNAQSIAVHEEQNFVMMQQQQQEPPVIGFGTNSTNPFVDDTDVPYSFGGDNNVPFHLT
- the LOC110616477 gene encoding transmembrane protein 208 homolog produces the protein MANQGAKKRKEENIRHMAKLRHLIIACNVIYVLVRMLIFHSTFTWKHWMGLVFTSIAYFIPYQQLAAMAKPSYGDDGELLDGGFDMSTGGICGYLHDVIYITSFVQLTSIISEKFWYTYLVIPAFGAYKSFGFIKGFLSLGSEGDVEDEKTRKKREKLEKKASRAKFVKTRNR